TTGAGTGACGGTTCACCTGCCAGTATCCAAAGCTTTGATCACTATCAGCAGGTGCTACAGGCAGTTCATCATTATGTGAAACATGCCGATCAGTTACCTCAACCTTGGCTGGGCATCGGACAGAGTACCGGCGGAGCGATCTGGATGCATCATTTGCTGGAGTATGCCGAGAAACGCCAGAATCCAATTGTCGGACGTGTGTTGCTGCTTTCACCATTGATTCGTCCGGCCAAAACTGCCTGGTGGCATAACTCGATTGGTTTGGGCATTATCCGTCGTATCCGGCGTCAGGTACCACGGCATTTTCGCCGTAATAATCACAATCCGGAATTTTTACGTTTTATTCGTCTGAAAGATCCATTACAGCCGCGCATGATGGGCATGGATTGGATTTTGGCCATGTCAAAATGGATGTTGGAAATGGAGCGCCGGCCCGCGTGCCGCATCCCGGTCTGGATGGCACAAGGCGCCTTGGATGAAACGGTGGATTGGCGTTACAACATTGAATTTATCCGCACCAAGTTCCGTCTGCAGACCTTATTGATGCTCGAAGAAGGCTCGCACCAGCTTATCAATGAACGTGCTGATATTCGTGCGGCACTGACGGGACTGATTCCGGCATTTTTACATGCCAAACAGTATGGCAATTATTATTAATTAAGGCCGGGTTGATCGGGCTTCAAAAAATCCCGAAGCTTGCTTCGGGATTTTTTGATTGAGAAAAATTATTCTTCGTCAGGTGGTAATAGCATCAAGATCGAATCACTGAGTAGCTGGGCCACATCTTCTAGTTCGGTTTCACTGAAACTTGCATCGAGGCTTAAGGTTTCACCATCTGCCAGACGTTTTAGGCGTTCTTCAAACTCGACATCAATACAAATGCCTTCACCATTTGCCCAAAACAGTAACTGTTCGTCTTCAAAGCTGTAAAGTAGTCTTGAAGCTGGCTCTAGCATAAGCTTGTAGCCTTGATCCAGAATTTCCGCCAGATCACCTGCAGCAATCTCATCCGCTTCCGGAATATTATCCGGATACTTCGGTTCAGACATCAGGCTCATGATGGCGTCATCAATTTCCGGCGCATTGTTCAGATAGTTAAGTAGGGTGGTTTTTAAATAATCCAGTTCTGTACGGGTCATTTCACCGATCGGTGTGGCCTGATTGCGCAGAATATCGCTCAGCGGATTTTTCAGTAGGGCATTGTCGGCAAATTTATCGCTGACCCGATCCATCATCGTCGCGACATTCGGCATGCGGAAACCAAAAGAGAAGGTTAGACAGTCATTTTCTGCGACACCATAGTGTGCCAGACCTGGAGGTACATACAGTAAATCACCTGGATTCAGTACTTCATCAAAATGAACGTCCATCTCGGGCAGCAGCTTCAATGGCTGTTTTGGTACAAAGTCGGTGTCTGCATCGCACATCTGGCCGAG
This portion of the Acinetobacter sp. GSS19 genome encodes:
- a CDS encoding ribosomal protein uL16 3-hydroxylase, with the protein product MSQPLDVLGGVTAEQFLAEYWQKKPLLVRNAMPEIAGILEPADVMELALEEHVSARLIRQKDKDPNQWSVKSSPLIKGDFQKLPKLWTLLVQAVDHYSLDLAELWKKFPFIPQWRRDDIMVSYAPKGGSVGKHFDFYDVFLVQGYGQRRWQLGQMCDADTDFVPKQPLKLLPEMDVHFDEVLNPGDLLYVPPGLAHYGVAENDCLTFSFGFRMPNVATMMDRVSDKFADNALLKNPLSDILRNQATPIGEMTRTELDYLKTTLLNYLNNAPEIDDAIMSLMSEPKYPDNIPEADEIAAGDLAEILDQGYKLMLEPASRLLYSFEDEQLLFWANGEGICIDVEFEERLKRLADGETLSLDASFSETELEDVAQLLSDSILMLLPPDEE
- a CDS encoding alpha/beta hydrolase; this translates as MSDIPFLNPSVLKQLDLPIPSREITSQLLEPLNLNRPYQPSVEIQAYRHLYGLQLLDCEHWQGYVQMPLFRLHVQVFQPKIEKISGTVCLLHGYLEHSGIYQPMIQELLEQGFSVLTYDLPGHGLSDGSPASIQSFDHYQQVLQAVHHYVKHADQLPQPWLGIGQSTGGAIWMHHLLEYAEKRQNPIVGRVLLLSPLIRPAKTAWWHNSIGLGIIRRIRRQVPRHFRRNNHNPEFLRFIRLKDPLQPRMMGMDWILAMSKWMLEMERRPACRIPVWMAQGALDETVDWRYNIEFIRTKFRLQTLLMLEEGSHQLINERADIRAALTGLIPAFLHAKQYGNYY